A single region of the Rhodococcus sp. W8901 genome encodes:
- a CDS encoding beta strand repeat-containing protein, with the protein MVGRGVRRIIGGISVFALSAGFAASLGMGAAGAAPASVGWSDGNSKFTRTVSNSTPSVGETVTVSTKFERTGGTVEWLQAVKDLHPTCMTYVSGNTSGPEIAADYVRVTGNWPVYPNISPKSQTFEFTYLVGANCARATPLMTTMHYGGSLGSGTYPDKGPTITVAKDATTTTLAAVPTPIMTGQSVTLSATLTGAAQGSTIEFYDGATKLGEGQSNASGVVTYVWTPTTAGARSLSAKFPGTAIAASSQSAAQNVQVNAPVATSAALSVPGTAVTGTPVTLSVAMTPSNAQGSVQFKDNGSNIGSPVTVSGGQASLQHTFTATGAHSITADFVAGSGFVNSSAAAQTVTVADPDVATSLTVAAPASAETGASVDLSATVSPSNAQGSVQFSVNGSPVGAAVPVSGGSATLPHTFGAAGSYSVTAEFTGAAGFTGSTAAAQSITVTDPDVATSLTVAAPASAETGASVDLSATVSPSNAQGSVQFKDNGSNIGSPVTVSGGTATLPHTFTTAGSHSITADFIAGSGFVNSSASAQSVAVTDPDVTTSLSLAVPGSAQTGSSVDLTATVSPSDAQGSVQFKDNGTNIGSPVSVSGGSATLPHTFAAAGAHSITADFIAGSGFANSSASAQSVTVTDPDVTTSLTVGVPASAETGAEVDLTATVTPADAAGTVQFSVDGTAVGGPVTVSGGTATYAYTFTAAETYAVTAEFTGAAGFTNSTATAQNITVTDPDQATSLSLTVPGSAQTGSEVDLTATVSPSNAAGTVQFKDNGTNIGSPVAVVNGAATLPHIFTTSGAHSITADFAAGPGFVNSSAAAQSVTVTDPDQQTSLTVAAPGSAETGASVNLSATVSPSNAQGSVQFKVDGAPVGTAQAVSGGSATLPYTFGAAGSYSVTAEFTGAAGFTNSTAAPQGITVTNPVVPDTQTVTAVTVPATGETGQQVTLSAAVSPAPTGGTVQFKVAGADAGAPVTVDVSGHASMPYTFNSAGSFAVSAVYSGAPGFEGSTSATQSITVSDPAPIDVETVTVVGSPDTATAGIETVLSATVQAQSGTAVPTGTVQFRDGGIEIGSPVTVSNGAATLEHTFTTVGTHQITAVFAPGAGFAASTSTPHPVEVSAPNPTDVPSTVVIASGQSATAGTAFTLTAQVGGAPTLQGTVQFFDGGVEIGQPVSVVNGVAELVHTFTQSGPHQIYAVYSGGPGVQGSTSPVQTLDVAQSGGGDGGNGSLGSLGSLSGLRFGS; encoded by the coding sequence ATGGTTGGCAGGGGAGTACGCCGAATAATCGGCGGCATAAGTGTTTTCGCCTTATCTGCGGGCTTCGCGGCGAGCCTCGGCATGGGGGCGGCTGGTGCCGCGCCGGCGTCGGTCGGCTGGAGCGACGGCAACAGCAAGTTCACGCGGACGGTAAGCAACTCCACGCCGTCGGTGGGGGAGACCGTCACGGTGTCGACGAAGTTCGAGCGCACCGGCGGTACGGTGGAGTGGTTGCAGGCGGTGAAGGACCTCCACCCGACCTGTATGACGTATGTCAGTGGAAATACTTCCGGTCCTGAGATCGCCGCGGACTACGTCCGGGTGACGGGGAACTGGCCGGTGTATCCGAACATCAGTCCTAAGTCGCAGACCTTCGAATTCACCTACTTGGTGGGCGCGAACTGTGCCCGCGCGACCCCGTTGATGACGACGATGCATTACGGGGGCAGCCTGGGCAGCGGCACGTACCCCGACAAGGGCCCGACGATCACCGTCGCGAAGGACGCCACCACGACGACGTTGGCCGCGGTGCCGACTCCGATCATGACCGGACAGTCTGTCACGTTGAGTGCGACGCTGACCGGCGCCGCGCAGGGCAGCACGATCGAGTTCTACGACGGCGCAACGAAGCTCGGTGAGGGACAGTCGAACGCGTCGGGCGTCGTGACCTACGTGTGGACGCCGACCACGGCGGGTGCCCGGAGTCTGTCGGCGAAGTTCCCGGGCACGGCGATCGCGGCCTCGTCGCAGTCCGCCGCGCAGAACGTGCAGGTGAACGCCCCGGTTGCAACCAGCGCCGCCTTGTCGGTCCCGGGAACTGCCGTGACCGGCACTCCGGTGACCCTGTCCGTGGCGATGACGCCGTCGAACGCGCAGGGTTCGGTGCAGTTCAAGGACAATGGTTCGAACATCGGATCGCCGGTGACGGTGTCCGGTGGCCAGGCGTCGCTGCAGCACACCTTCACAGCTACCGGCGCGCACAGCATCACCGCCGACTTCGTGGCCGGTTCCGGTTTCGTGAATTCGTCGGCAGCGGCGCAGACCGTGACGGTCGCGGATCCTGATGTGGCGACGTCGTTGACGGTAGCGGCTCCGGCTTCTGCTGAGACGGGTGCGTCGGTGGATTTGTCGGCGACGGTGTCTCCGTCGAATGCTCAGGGTTCGGTGCAGTTCTCGGTGAATGGGTCTCCGGTGGGTGCGGCGGTTCCTGTGTCGGGTGGTTCGGCAACGCTGCCGCATACGTTCGGTGCTGCTGGTTCGTATTCGGTGACCGCTGAGTTCACGGGTGCTGCCGGGTTCACGGGTTCGACCGCTGCGGCGCAGTCGATCACCGTCACCGATCCTGATGTTGCGACGTCGTTGACGGTTGCGGCTCCGGCTTCTGCTGAGACGGGCGCTTCGGTGGATCTGTCGGCGACGGTGTCTCCGTCGAACGCGCAGGGTTCGGTGCAGTTCAAGGACAATGGTTCGAACATCGGATCGCCGGTGACGGTGTCCGGTGGCACGGCTACCCTTCCGCACACCTTCACGACGGCTGGTTCGCACAGCATCACGGCCGATTTCATTGCCGGCTCTGGTTTCGTGAATTCGTCGGCGTCGGCGCAGTCGGTAGCGGTCACAGATCCTGATGTGACGACGTCGTTGTCGTTGGCGGTTCCGGGTTCGGCTCAGACCGGTTCGTCGGTTGATCTGACGGCGACGGTGTCTCCGTCGGATGCTCAGGGTTCGGTGCAGTTCAAGGACAACGGCACGAATATCGGTTCGCCGGTGTCGGTGTCGGGTGGTTCGGCGACCCTGCCGCATACGTTCGCTGCGGCGGGTGCGCACAGCATCACGGCCGATTTCATTGCCGGTTCCGGGTTCGCGAACTCGTCGGCGTCGGCGCAGTCGGTGACGGTGACCGATCCTGATGTGACCACGTCTCTGACGGTTGGTGTTCCGGCTTCTGCGGAGACGGGTGCCGAGGTTGATCTGACGGCGACGGTGACGCCGGCGGATGCTGCAGGCACGGTGCAGTTCTCGGTGGACGGCACTGCTGTCGGTGGCCCGGTGACGGTGTCAGGTGGTACGGCGACGTACGCGTACACGTTCACTGCCGCTGAAACCTATGCGGTGACGGCGGAGTTCACCGGTGCTGCCGGGTTCACGAACTCGACTGCCACGGCGCAGAACATCACGGTCACCGACCCCGATCAGGCGACGTCGTTGTCGTTGACGGTTCCGGGTTCGGCTCAGACCGGCTCCGAGGTTGATCTGACGGCGACGGTGTCGCCGTCGAATGCTGCAGGCACGGTTCAGTTCAAGGACAACGGCACGAACATCGGATCCCCGGTAGCCGTCGTCAACGGTGCTGCCACTCTGCCGCATATCTTCACTACGTCGGGCGCCCACAGCATCACTGCCGATTTCGCGGCGGGCCCCGGTTTCGTGAATTCGTCGGCTGCGGCCCAGTCGGTGACGGTGACGGATCCTGATCAGCAGACGTCGCTGACGGTTGCCGCTCCGGGCTCTGCGGAGACGGGCGCTTCGGTGAACCTGTCGGCGACGGTTAGTCCGTCGAATGCCCAGGGTTCGGTGCAGTTCAAGGTCGACGGCGCACCGGTCGGAACCGCGCAGGCGGTGTCGGGTGGTTCGGCAACGCTGCCGTACACGTTCGGTGCTGCTGGTTCGTACTCGGTGACTGCCGAGTTCACCGGCGCTGCCGGATTCACGAACTCGACCGCGGCCCCGCAAGGCATCACGGTGACGAATCCGGTTGTCCCGGATACACAAACCGTCACGGCGGTGACTGTTCCCGCGACCGGCGAGACCGGTCAGCAGGTGACGCTGTCGGCGGCGGTGTCGCCGGCTCCGACGGGCGGAACCGTGCAGTTCAAGGTGGCCGGTGCCGATGCGGGCGCTCCGGTGACTGTGGATGTGAGCGGCCACGCGAGCATGCCGTACACGTTCAACTCGGCTGGATCGTTCGCGGTTTCGGCGGTGTACTCGGGCGCGCCCGGATTCGAGGGCTCGACGTCCGCGACGCAGAGCATCACGGTTTCCGATCCTGCCCCGATCGATGTCGAGACGGTGACCGTGGTGGGTTCCCCGGACACGGCCACGGCGGGCATCGAGACGGTTCTCTCGGCGACGGTGCAGGCGCAGTCCGGGACGGCGGTGCCGACGGGCACGGTGCAGTTCCGTGACGGCGGCATCGAGATCGGTTCGCCGGTGACGGTGTCGAACGGTGCGGCAACGCTCGAGCACACGTTCACCACGGTAGGGACGCATCAGATCACCGCGGTATTCGCTCCGGGTGCCGGGTTCGCGGCTTCGACGTCGACGCCGCATCCGGTCGAGGTGTCCGCGCCGAATCCGACCGACGTGCCGTCGACGGTGGTGATCGCGTCGGGGCAGTCGGCAACGGCGGGTACCGCGTTCACGTTGACTGCCCAGGTGGGCGGTGCTCCGACATTGCAGGGCACGGTCCAGTTCTTCGACGGCGGTGTCGAGATCGGTCAGCCGGTGTCGGTGGTGAACGGTGTCGCCGAACTGGTGCACACCTTCACTCAGAGTGGGCCGCACCAGATCTACGCGGTGTACTCGGGCGGCCCGGGCGTGCAGGGTTCGACGTCGCCGGTGCAGACGCTGGACGTCGCGCAGTCCGGCGGCGGTGACGGTGGTAACGGTTCGTTGGGTTCGCTCGGCAGCCTGAGCGGCCTACGGTTCGGTTCCTGA
- a CDS encoding Ig-like domain-containing protein, translating into MSSSFRRRCAVAFAGSVVLSGPLLIVQPASAATSTVEFTTTCRATATMNVTKTPAASVTVTSPASVAPGETFTFRMQTNAQSFPDSDSGASTTNLSRLKNDFEIPTNATFVSASIVGNSAVNISGVAPSVIRVNDSGTVDPNGTILRISGNNEVIGNGASNSTNSEGGILAPKLKKNINGTPNGNGDSWFQMPAIDVTMVAGQPGVIQPKIRTSGDAGSYNNDKNFSTQLAKASFLGVQWAPTRCSPRNGESSGLNAGAGPLATIRVTVPDAATTTTLTVPSTAATGSAVQLTAEVSPADASGTVQFKDNGNAIGAAVPVANGSAALSYAFGSLGAHSITAEFSGASGFASSTSEARTVTVTPPVVATTTAVTVPPNATTGLAVDLVAAVTPSTASGTVQFTDNGNAIGAPVQVAGGIATLSHTFTTTAHSISASFSGGTGFAPSMSGNRTVTVSEPMPDAVATTTVVTAPSTAEVGAEVTISATVSPAPLDGTVQFRDGATDLGSPVLVSDGVATLAHTFARGGSHPITAVYSGGVGSLGSSASPVNVAVTASNIGTVTLLNAPGEAKTGAPIELWATVFELPEGTEVSNGGTVQFRDGATNLGSPVPVVGGTAKLVHTFDTAGTHAVSAVYSGAGAYGTSTTDTQDINVTAAAVSDLATAVELGIPASGTAGSPVTLTARVIAPRTPHGTVQFFDGDKPLGVAVDLVDGRATLAHTFTGTGAHSITAKYSGAEGFIAATSTSGTLALTTAGGTTTGGSIDIPAFGS; encoded by the coding sequence ATGAGTTCCTCGTTTCGGAGGCGCTGCGCTGTCGCGTTCGCCGGGTCCGTGGTGCTGTCCGGGCCGTTACTGATCGTCCAACCGGCTTCGGCCGCAACGTCGACGGTCGAGTTCACCACCACATGCCGGGCCACGGCGACGATGAACGTGACCAAGACTCCCGCCGCCTCGGTGACGGTGACGAGTCCCGCGAGCGTCGCGCCGGGTGAGACGTTCACCTTCCGCATGCAGACGAACGCGCAGTCGTTCCCCGACTCCGATTCGGGTGCGTCCACGACGAACCTGTCGCGCCTCAAGAACGATTTCGAGATCCCCACCAACGCGACGTTCGTCAGCGCGTCGATCGTGGGGAACTCCGCGGTCAACATCTCGGGCGTCGCACCGAGCGTCATCCGGGTCAACGACAGCGGAACCGTCGACCCGAACGGCACGATTCTTCGGATCTCCGGCAACAACGAGGTCATCGGAAACGGCGCCTCCAACAGCACTAACAGCGAGGGCGGCATTCTGGCCCCCAAGCTGAAGAAGAACATCAACGGCACGCCCAATGGCAACGGCGACTCCTGGTTCCAGATGCCGGCGATCGACGTCACGATGGTCGCCGGGCAGCCCGGTGTCATCCAGCCGAAGATCCGCACGAGTGGTGACGCGGGCAGCTACAACAACGACAAGAACTTCAGTACCCAGCTTGCGAAGGCGTCGTTCTTGGGTGTGCAGTGGGCGCCGACGCGCTGTAGCCCGCGCAACGGGGAATCCAGCGGCCTCAACGCGGGCGCGGGTCCGCTCGCGACAATCCGGGTCACCGTGCCCGACGCGGCCACCACGACGACGCTGACCGTGCCCAGCACCGCCGCGACCGGTTCCGCCGTCCAGCTGACTGCCGAGGTCTCGCCCGCGGACGCGTCGGGAACCGTGCAGTTCAAGGACAACGGCAACGCCATCGGCGCGGCGGTACCCGTCGCCAACGGTTCGGCTGCTCTGTCGTACGCGTTCGGCTCGCTCGGTGCGCACAGCATCACCGCCGAGTTCTCGGGCGCCTCCGGCTTCGCGTCGTCGACTTCGGAGGCTCGAACCGTGACGGTCACGCCGCCCGTAGTCGCCACCACGACGGCGGTCACGGTGCCGCCGAACGCAACCACCGGCCTCGCCGTCGATCTCGTGGCCGCGGTGACGCCGTCCACCGCGTCGGGCACCGTGCAGTTCACGGACAACGGCAACGCCATCGGCGCGCCGGTCCAGGTGGCCGGTGGGATCGCGACGCTGTCGCACACCTTCACCACGACTGCGCACAGCATCAGCGCCAGCTTCTCGGGCGGCACCGGATTCGCGCCCTCGATGTCGGGCAACCGGACGGTGACGGTGTCCGAGCCGATGCCGGACGCGGTCGCGACCACCACCGTCGTCACGGCACCCTCGACGGCCGAGGTCGGCGCAGAGGTGACGATCTCGGCGACGGTGTCCCCGGCACCTCTCGACGGCACCGTGCAATTCCGTGACGGTGCAACCGATCTCGGTTCCCCCGTGCTCGTGTCGGACGGCGTTGCGACGCTCGCCCACACGTTCGCGCGTGGCGGGTCGCATCCGATCACCGCGGTCTACAGCGGTGGTGTGGGCTCCCTCGGCTCCAGCGCCTCGCCGGTGAACGTGGCCGTGACGGCGTCGAACATCGGTACGGTGACGCTGCTCAACGCTCCCGGTGAGGCCAAGACGGGCGCGCCGATCGAGCTGTGGGCCACGGTCTTCGAGCTGCCCGAGGGCACCGAGGTGTCGAACGGCGGCACGGTGCAGTTCCGTGACGGCGCGACGAATCTCGGTTCTCCGGTGCCGGTGGTGGGCGGAACTGCCAAGCTGGTGCACACATTCGACACCGCCGGCACGCATGCGGTCTCGGCCGTCTACAGCGGCGCGGGAGCCTACGGCACCTCCACCACCGACACTCAGGACATCAACGTCACTGCGGCAGCCGTGAGCGACCTGGCGACGGCTGTCGAGCTGGGGATTCCGGCGTCCGGCACGGCCGGGAGCCCGGTTACTCTCACCGCGCGCGTGATCGCGCCGCGGACCCCGCACGGCACCGTGCAGTTCTTCGATGGCGACAAGCCCCTCGGTGTGGCCGTGGACCTGGTGGACGGGCGCGCGACGCTCGCGCACACGTTCACCGGGACCGGTGCCCACTCGATCACCGCGAAGTACAGCGGCGCGGAGGGATTCATCGCCGCCACGTCGACTTCCGGAACTCTGGCGCTCACCACGGCCGGCGGAACTACTACCGGCGGCAGCATCGACATCCCGGCCTTCGGCTCGTGA
- a CDS encoding Ig-like domain-containing protein: protein MGLSSLRRLATPVVAGVAAVGLLVAGSGLAFAADPPPASNQGSSDNVKFKKEVIGSNVLHRGDTVTYKSTIWVDSGVERYIPKFRDVPPAGFTLVSGSPKVTYLGATNKATFTNESDGGVTAKCSGSGCNAFGNGFIVKSGQNVTLETSYRVPDTFAFGTYDSGVLLDVWAFSGNPKGANPFNVQVRVEEFATTTALQVPASAMTGQSVNLTATVSPANANGQVQFKDGGVNIGSPVTPVNGVATFSHPFDSAGAHSVTAEFVPGAGFFGSTSAAQSVTVTDPDVATSLSLTVPGSAQTGAEVDLTATLSPSDAQGSVQFSVNGAPVGTAIPVSGGSATLPHTFNAADTYAVTAEFTGAAGFTNSTAPGRNVTVTDPDVTTSLALAAPASAVTGSSVDLTATVSPSDAQGTVQFSDNGAPIGSPVVVVNGVATLPHTFTSAGSHSITADFTAGPGFVDSSAAAQSVTVTDPDVTTSVSLTVLGTAQTGSEVSLSATVAPANAQGTVQFKVDGVAVGSPQTVSGGAATLPYTFGAAGSYSVTAEFTGAAGFTDSTSSAQNVTVSDPDQQTSLSLTVPGSAVTGASVDLSATVTPSNAQGTVQFSVNGSTVGAAVTVSGGSATLAHMFNVADTYAVTAEFTGAAGFAGSTTSAQTVTVTDPDQETTTTVSVPATATTGEQVSLSAQVSPPNAQGSVQFKVDGVAVGSPQMVSGGVATLLYTFNAADTYSVTAEFTGATGFTNSTATGQNITVTDPAPVDILTVTLLGVPGSATTGVETTLSATVQAQSGTAVPTGMVEFRDGDSLIGSPVALLNGSASLQHTFTAPGTRQMTAVFQPDSGFAGSTSTQRPVEVSAPNPVDVQTSAVMTSTTSATAGTPFTLRAQVIGAQSLPGTVQFFDGGVEIGQPVPVVGGFAEVAHTFTLSGPHQIHAVYSGGPGVAGSTSQVQVLDVAESGDGTGSFGSLGTGSLGSLSGLRFGS from the coding sequence GTGGGTTTGTCATCCTTGCGGCGGCTCGCTACACCGGTCGTAGCGGGTGTAGCGGCGGTCGGACTCTTGGTCGCGGGAAGTGGCCTGGCCTTTGCGGCCGATCCACCTCCGGCCAGCAACCAGGGCTCGTCCGACAACGTCAAGTTCAAGAAGGAAGTGATCGGTAGCAACGTCCTCCATCGAGGCGACACGGTCACGTACAAGAGCACCATCTGGGTGGACAGCGGTGTGGAGCGCTACATTCCGAAGTTCCGGGACGTGCCGCCCGCGGGGTTCACGCTGGTGTCGGGCAGCCCCAAGGTGACGTACCTGGGTGCCACGAACAAGGCCACCTTCACCAACGAGTCGGACGGCGGCGTCACCGCAAAGTGCAGCGGCAGTGGCTGCAACGCCTTCGGCAACGGGTTCATCGTCAAGAGCGGGCAGAACGTCACGCTCGAGACCAGCTACCGGGTACCGGACACTTTCGCGTTCGGTACGTATGACAGCGGCGTGCTGCTGGACGTGTGGGCGTTCTCCGGAAACCCGAAGGGAGCCAACCCATTCAATGTGCAGGTCAGGGTGGAGGAGTTTGCCACGACCACCGCGCTGCAGGTGCCGGCTTCGGCGATGACGGGGCAGTCGGTCAACCTCACCGCGACCGTGAGCCCGGCAAACGCGAACGGCCAGGTGCAGTTCAAGGACGGCGGTGTGAACATCGGTTCGCCGGTGACGCCGGTGAACGGTGTGGCCACGTTTTCTCATCCATTCGACTCGGCCGGCGCGCACAGCGTCACCGCGGAGTTCGTCCCCGGCGCCGGCTTCTTCGGGTCGACTTCGGCCGCGCAGTCCGTCACGGTCACCGACCCTGATGTGGCGACGTCGTTGTCGTTGACGGTTCCGGGTTCGGCCCAGACGGGTGCCGAGGTGGATCTGACGGCGACGTTGTCGCCGTCGGATGCTCAGGGCTCGGTGCAGTTCTCGGTGAACGGCGCTCCGGTGGGTACGGCTATTCCGGTGTCCGGTGGTTCGGCGACGTTGCCGCACACGTTCAACGCGGCTGACACCTACGCGGTGACGGCCGAGTTCACCGGTGCTGCCGGGTTCACGAACTCGACGGCCCCGGGACGGAACGTCACGGTCACCGATCCCGATGTAACTACCTCGCTGGCGCTTGCCGCTCCCGCTTCTGCGGTGACGGGTTCGTCGGTGGATCTCACGGCGACGGTGTCTCCCTCGGATGCTCAGGGCACGGTGCAGTTCTCGGATAATGGTGCCCCGATCGGTTCTCCGGTTGTCGTGGTGAATGGTGTTGCGACGTTGCCGCATACGTTCACCTCTGCGGGCTCGCACAGCATCACTGCCGATTTCACGGCCGGCCCCGGTTTCGTGGATTCGTCGGCTGCGGCCCAGTCGGTGACGGTGACGGATCCTGATGTGACGACGTCGGTGTCGTTGACGGTGCTGGGTACGGCTCAGACCGGTTCCGAGGTGAGCCTGTCGGCGACGGTGGCTCCGGCTAATGCTCAGGGCACGGTGCAGTTCAAGGTCGACGGTGTCGCGGTGGGTTCGCCTCAGACGGTGTCGGGTGGTGCTGCGACGCTGCCGTATACGTTCGGTGCTGCGGGTTCGTACTCGGTGACCGCTGAGTTCACGGGTGCGGCCGGGTTCACGGATTCGACTTCGTCGGCTCAGAACGTCACGGTTTCGGATCCGGATCAGCAGACGTCGTTGTCGTTGACGGTGCCGGGTTCTGCGGTGACGGGTGCGTCGGTGGATCTTTCGGCGACGGTTACTCCGTCGAATGCTCAAGGAACGGTGCAGTTCTCGGTCAACGGCAGCACGGTTGGTGCTGCAGTGACGGTGTCGGGTGGTTCGGCGACTCTGGCGCACATGTTCAATGTCGCTGACACGTACGCGGTGACGGCGGAGTTCACCGGTGCTGCGGGTTTCGCGGGCTCTACCACTTCGGCCCAGACGGTGACGGTGACTGATCCGGATCAGGAGACCACGACGACGGTGTCGGTGCCGGCGACCGCTACGACTGGTGAGCAGGTGAGCCTGTCGGCTCAGGTGTCACCGCCGAACGCTCAGGGTTCGGTGCAGTTCAAGGTCGACGGTGTCGCGGTGGGATCGCCGCAGATGGTGTCAGGTGGTGTTGCGACGCTGCTGTACACGTTCAATGCTGCTGATACATATTCGGTTACGGCCGAGTTCACGGGTGCTACCGGGTTCACGAACTCGACTGCCACGGGTCAGAACATCACGGTGACCGACCCCGCTCCGGTCGACATCCTGACGGTGACGTTGCTGGGTGTTCCGGGTTCGGCGACGACCGGCGTGGAGACCACGCTGTCGGCGACGGTGCAGGCGCAGAGCGGGACAGCTGTCCCGACGGGAATGGTGGAGTTCCGTGACGGCGATTCGCTGATCGGTTCGCCGGTAGCCCTGCTGAACGGCTCGGCGTCACTTCAGCACACGTTCACCGCCCCGGGGACGCGTCAGATGACCGCGGTGTTCCAGCCCGACTCGGGCTTCGCGGGATCCACGTCGACGCAGCGTCCGGTCGAGGTGTCCGCGCCGAACCCCGTGGACGTCCAGACGTCGGCGGTCATGACGTCGACTACATCCGCGACGGCCGGCACGCCGTTCACGTTGAGGGCTCAGGTGATCGGTGCGCAGTCGCTGCCGGGCACCGTGCAGTTCTTCGACGGTGGCGTCGAGATCGGTCAGCCGGTGCCGGTGGTGGGCGGCTTCGCTGAGGTCGCGCACACCTTCACCCTGAGCGGTCCGCATCAGATTCACGCGGTCTACTCGGGTGGCCCGGGCGTGGCGGGTTCGACGTCCCAGGTGCAGGTGCTCGATGTCGCCGAGTCCGGTGACGGCACGGGCAGCTTCGGGTCGTTGGGGACGGGGTCTCTCGGCAGCCTGAGCGGGCTGCGGTTCGGGTCCTGA
- a CDS encoding Ig-like domain-containing protein, with translation MTKTTTWHEEREMGMSSRTKRRLVAAAGVAALSAGLTVVLGAGTAGAASDSVTWNDGSTKFTRTVSNTTPNEGDVITVSTKFERTAIPGEYIYAVKDLHPTCLTYVDGSAKVNGSVRGLESQGADFARVQGSSVEWPVGALINGKPHTFEFSYRVGADCARGVALTSAMHYSGSLGSGEYNNKGPSITVAKNTTTTALAAVPGAQVGKSVTLSATVTGGAEGNPADFYDGPAKVGSGQLNASGVATFAWSPSTAGVRSVQAKFAGTPFANGSESGVQSVSVAEADVPTTTTVTVPPSALTGTAVNLTAKVEPGIASGTVQFKDGDTNIGAPVPVTAGTAQVSRTFASAGTHPITAAFTGVGFVSSASEPQLVSVTDPDLKTTTTVTAPSAAQTGAAATLSASVSPKPTGGTVQFKDGATAIGGPIAVVDGAATLDHAFTSVGSHRITATYSGAAGFEPSTSPPQSVSVTDPVVSPRGTVTLLSVPGEAKSGVVTDLWATVRTSAGVAVDGGTVQFRDGGADLGAPIAVTDGVVRLPRTFSGVGAHAISAVFSGVSSLDGSTAVTRMVNVTAPAPTDADTATALTVPAGAASGSTVRLWASVVSSGPVDGTVQFFDGDTPIGEAVELVDGVATLDHAFTTSGAHRITAVYSGAAGLKGSSSDVRVVEITSTETAPGGTTGTGSLAGLPSFGS, from the coding sequence ATGACGAAAACGACGACGTGGCACGAGGAACGGGAGATGGGCATGTCGAGTAGGACCAAGCGGAGGCTGGTGGCCGCCGCGGGTGTGGCCGCGCTGTCGGCGGGGCTCACCGTCGTTCTCGGCGCGGGTACGGCCGGTGCCGCGTCGGACTCGGTGACCTGGAACGACGGCAGCACCAAGTTCACGCGGACGGTGAGCAACACGACGCCGAACGAGGGCGACGTCATCACCGTTTCGACGAAGTTCGAACGGACGGCGATTCCCGGCGAGTACATCTATGCCGTCAAGGATCTTCATCCGACGTGCCTGACGTATGTCGACGGGTCGGCGAAGGTGAACGGTTCGGTGCGTGGGTTGGAGAGCCAGGGCGCCGACTTCGCACGGGTCCAGGGGTCGTCCGTGGAATGGCCCGTGGGCGCGTTGATCAACGGTAAGCCGCACACGTTCGAGTTCTCGTATCGCGTCGGTGCGGACTGTGCGCGTGGGGTGGCGTTGACGTCGGCGATGCATTACAGCGGATCGCTGGGTTCGGGGGAGTACAACAACAAGGGTCCGTCGATCACAGTCGCGAAGAACACCACCACCACGGCGCTGGCCGCGGTGCCGGGTGCGCAGGTCGGGAAGTCGGTGACCTTGAGTGCAACCGTGACCGGTGGCGCGGAGGGCAACCCGGCCGACTTCTACGACGGCCCGGCCAAGGTCGGTTCGGGTCAGCTGAACGCGTCGGGTGTGGCCACCTTCGCGTGGTCGCCGTCGACGGCCGGAGTGCGGTCGGTGCAGGCCAAGTTCGCCGGCACGCCGTTCGCGAACGGATCCGAGTCGGGCGTGCAGTCGGTGTCCGTCGCCGAGGCCGACGTCCCGACCACCACGACCGTGACGGTGCCACCGAGCGCCCTCACCGGCACCGCCGTGAACCTCACCGCCAAGGTCGAGCCCGGGATCGCCTCCGGCACGGTGCAGTTCAAGGACGGCGACACGAACATCGGTGCACCGGTTCCGGTCACCGCCGGCACAGCTCAGGTGTCTCGCACATTCGCCTCGGCGGGCACGCATCCGATCACGGCGGCCTTCACCGGCGTCGGTTTCGTTTCGTCCGCCTCTGAGCCGCAGCTGGTTTCGGTCACCGATCCGGATCTGAAGACCACGACGACGGTCACCGCGCCGTCGGCCGCTCAGACCGGTGCCGCGGCGACGCTGTCGGCGTCGGTCAGCCCGAAGCCGACCGGCGGAACCGTGCAGTTCAAGGACGGCGCCACCGCCATCGGCGGCCCTATCGCCGTCGTCGACGGCGCTGCGACGCTCGACCACGCCTTCACGTCCGTCGGCAGTCACCGCATCACCGCGACGTACTCGGGCGCAGCGGGATTCGAGCCGTCGACGTCGCCGCCGCAGTCCGTCTCGGTGACCGATCCCGTCGTGTCGCCCCGTGGAACGGTGACGTTGCTCAGTGTGCCCGGCGAGGCCAAGTCGGGCGTCGTCACTGATCTCTGGGCGACGGTCCGGACGTCGGCCGGTGTCGCCGTCGACGGTGGCACGGTCCAGTTCCGCGACGGCGGGGCCGATCTGGGCGCCCCGATCGCGGTGACCGATGGTGTGGTGAGGCTGCCACGCACGTTCAGTGGCGTTGGTGCACATGCGATCTCCGCGGTGTTCTCCGGAGTTTCATCGCTCGACGGGTCGACGGCCGTCACCCGAATGGTGAACGTGACGGCACCGGCGCCGACCGATGCCGACACCGCGACGGCATTGACAGTTCCGGCCGGCGCGGCCAGTGGCAGCACCGTCCGGTTGTGGGCCTCGGTGGTGTCGTCGGGCCCCGTCGACGGGACCGTCCAGTTCTTCGACGGTGACACGCCGATCGGGGAGGCCGTCGAACTGGTCGACGGCGTCGCCACGCTCGACCACGCGTTCACCACGTCCGGTGCCCACCGGATCACCGCGGTCTACTCCGGTGCGGCAGGCCTGAAGGGTTCGTCGTCGGATGTGCGCGTCGTCGAGATCACCTCGACCGAAACGGCACCCGGCGGCACCACCGGCACGGGCAGCCTCGCGGGCCTGCCCAGCTTCGGGTCGTAG